TCAGATCACCCGCCGCGACGAGCACTTCCGTGAGCCCCGGCTCGGGATCGGGCAGAGCACTTAGCCATGGATCGCCGCTGAACATCGCGCGTCGACCCTGGCGCGCTTCGATCCCGTCCACCCTACCTTCCAAGCCCTGACCTGCGATCGATTCGAAATCGCTCAGAGCGCGCTTCGTCCCCAGGTTGCGCCGCATCGCCTCCTTCACGATCGCCCGCGACAGCGGATGCGTGGAATTCTCCGAAAGCGTCGCAGCGATGCCGATCAACTCGTCCTCCCTGCCTGCTACCGAAGCCTCGCAGGATAGAAGTTCCAGTTCGCCCTTGGTCAGCGTGCCGGTCTTGTCGACCGCCAGGCGATTCACCGTGGCCAAGTTCTCCACCGCCACCCCGCCGCGGAAAAGGATGCCGCGCCTCGCACCGGCCGCGATACCCGCCAGGATCGCACTGGGGATCGAGATCACCAGCGCACAGGGCGAACACACCACCAGCAGCGTCATCGCGCGGTAGAAAGCGGAAGGGCCCTCGCCGTGCGAGTAGAAGGCCGGGATCCCCGCGGCGAAGTGCCACCACAAGAACATCACCAGCGACAGCCCCAGGATGCCCACCGTATAGCTCGTGCCGAAGCGATCGGTGAAACGCTGCGAGGGTGCCTTGCTCGCCTGCGCTTCCCGGATCAGGCGGATGATCCGGGCATGAGCGCTATCCCCGGGCTCGCGCGAAACCCGCAGCTCGACCACTCCCCAGGTATTGAGCGTGCCGCCGAAGACCGTGTCGCCCGTGGCCTTCTCCACCGGCAGCGATTCACCGGTCAGGGAGGATTCATCCGCCGCACTCTCGCCGCTCAGCACCGTGCCGTCCGCCGGATACTGCTCGCCGGGTAGCACCCGCACCCTCAAGCCCGCGGCCAGCTCGTTCACCGCCACTTCCTTGGTCGTGCCGTCGCCTTGCACCACCAGTGCTTGCTTCGGCGCTTCGTTGAATAGACTGCGGATCTCCCGCTCCGTTCGGGCCATCGCCATGGCCTCCAGCGCCCCGCTCAGGGAGAAGAGGAAAAGCAGCGCCGCACCTTCCCAGAAAGCTCCGATGATCGCTGCTCCTACCGCCACGGCCAGCATCAGGAAATGGATGTCCAGGCGAAGGCGGCGCAGATTGCTCAGGCTATCCAAGGCCGCCTCCCAGCCCCCGGCCAGATAGGCCATTGCATACAGCCCTAGCGCCAGTTCCGGCGGCGCGGAGGTCCGTTGCAGGATCACCCCGGCGATGGTGGCCAAGCCGCAGATGATGGCGGACCCCAGCAGCCAAGGCCAGCCGGGCTCCCCATGATCGTGGTCATGCCCATGGTTGTGATCGTGCATGGATTCGCTCGGTCATGTTAGACGATCTTCTCCGGAAGACCACGCAATAGTCGGATACGCGCCGGCTATTGCCTGATGAAAGCCCGCGCTGCTTGCTCGGCAAATGCCCGCGCTTCCGGTCCGGAAGTGCAGTCGCGGCCATCGTCGTTGGATGACGCGATCTCCAGACCTGAATCCGCCCTGGAAACCGCCCACCACCAGTCGCGGTCGTTCATCTCCTCGGCTCGCAGAATCAAACCGCCCCAGAAAGCCGTGCAGTCGTCCTCAAGATCTCCGGTCCAAACAATGGGTGAGCTGGCATCGATGTTCATGGCTTGGTTCCGCGGTAGCATCGGGACCATTGGTATGGTTCCGTGGTCATCAAGTTTCCAGCGTCTGTTTCGGGATCTGCTTCCCTGTCCGTGCCAAAGATTGCACCCCTTCTCCCGATCCCTATGCTCCGCGCCCATGCGCAAGCGGCATCTGGTTACGGCTCTCCTCACTCTCCCCACCCTGGTCCTCGCGGATGAGG
This is a stretch of genomic DNA from Luteolibacter rhizosphaerae. It encodes these proteins:
- a CDS encoding heavy metal translocating P-type ATPase; protein product: MHDHNHGHDHDHGEPGWPWLLGSAIICGLATIAGVILQRTSAPPELALGLYAMAYLAGGWEAALDSLSNLRRLRLDIHFLMLAVAVGAAIIGAFWEGAALLFLFSLSGALEAMAMARTEREIRSLFNEAPKQALVVQGDGTTKEVAVNELAAGLRVRVLPGEQYPADGTVLSGESAADESSLTGESLPVEKATGDTVFGGTLNTWGVVELRVSREPGDSAHARIIRLIREAQASKAPSQRFTDRFGTSYTVGILGLSLVMFLWWHFAAGIPAFYSHGEGPSAFYRAMTLLVVCSPCALVISIPSAILAGIAAGARRGILFRGGVAVENLATVNRLAVDKTGTLTKGELELLSCEASVAGREDELIGIAATLSENSTHPLSRAIVKEAMRRNLGTKRALSDFESIAGQGLEGRVDGIEARQGRRAMFSGDPWLSALPDPEPGLTEVLVAAGDLKGRLLLRDAPRAEAAPLIRELEQQGIRVTMLTGDRQESAAVIAKELGLDDYRAGLHPGDKVAAIQQWRAEGEKVAMAGDGVNDAPSLAAADISIGMGLRGSDAVLEQADIVLTQDRLERIVDALKLSRRCRRIIRENLAISLGVVVLLGLAALGSRIALPIGVLGHEGSTVLVVLNSLRLLWR